In the genome of Pseudomonas sp. HS6, one region contains:
- a CDS encoding LLM class flavin-dependent oxidoreductase has translation MKFSLIYEAQTVDSSREGDRKIFEDTVEQAVLADKLGFDTFWCVEHTALSNYSHMSAPETMLAFVAGKTERIGIGHGVVCLPPAMNHPVKVAERIATLDLLSKGRVHFGVGKGGTQQEAGTFGYDLTTLQPQIDEMMYLIPKMFVFDEIEHQGDFVQIPKRPIHPKPYQDPHPPMYLACTNTDSLKKAGSRGMGALVLGFGGPEEIAKKVEVYHQAWDNRDVKHQVGFRPNRHIAALCPAIVLEDNDEARRIGIRGQRYFMESLGYWYGGGERPDPEKWKDDTFVDGNGQSVIKSRFASEEVSVDFSDPTMAMMNPNHAYGTVEDCIGYVQRLIDAGADEILFICQMGTVPQWAQLETLKNIGEKVIPHFRKS, from the coding sequence ATGAAATTTTCCCTGATTTACGAAGCCCAGACGGTGGATTCCAGCCGTGAAGGCGATCGCAAGATTTTCGAAGACACCGTCGAACAGGCCGTGCTGGCCGACAAACTGGGCTTCGATACGTTCTGGTGCGTGGAGCACACGGCGCTCAGCAACTATTCGCACATGTCCGCCCCGGAAACCATGCTGGCGTTCGTCGCCGGTAAAACCGAGCGGATCGGCATCGGCCACGGCGTGGTCTGCCTGCCACCGGCGATGAACCACCCGGTGAAGGTCGCCGAGCGCATCGCTACCCTCGACCTGCTGTCCAAGGGCCGCGTGCATTTCGGCGTCGGCAAGGGCGGCACCCAGCAGGAGGCCGGCACTTTCGGCTACGACCTGACGACGTTGCAGCCGCAGATCGACGAGATGATGTACCTGATCCCGAAAATGTTCGTGTTCGACGAAATTGAGCATCAGGGCGATTTTGTGCAAATCCCGAAACGGCCGATCCATCCCAAGCCTTATCAGGATCCGCACCCGCCGATGTACCTGGCCTGCACTAACACCGACTCGCTGAAAAAGGCCGGCAGCCGTGGCATGGGCGCGCTGGTACTGGGCTTTGGCGGCCCGGAAGAGATCGCCAAGAAGGTCGAGGTCTATCACCAGGCTTGGGACAACCGTGACGTGAAACATCAGGTGGGCTTCCGTCCCAACCGCCACATCGCGGCGCTGTGCCCGGCGATTGTGCTGGAAGACAACGATGAAGCGCGGCGCATCGGTATCCGTGGTCAGCGTTATTTCATGGAGTCGCTGGGTTACTGGTACGGCGGCGGCGAGCGTCCGGATCCGGAAAAGTGGAAGGACGACACCTTCGTCGATGGCAACGGGCAGAGCGTGATCAAGTCGCGGTTTGCTTCGGAAGAGGTCAGCGTCGATTTCTCCGACCCGACCATGGCCATGATGAACCCCAACCATGCGTACGGCACCGTTGAGGATTGCATTGGCTATGTGCAGCGGCTGATTGATGCCGGGGCCGACGAGATTCTGTTTATCTGCCAGATGGGCACGGTGCCGCAGTGGGCGCAGCTGGAGACGTTGAAGAATATTGGGGAGAAGGTGATTCCGCATTTCCGCAAATCCTGA
- a CDS encoding VOC family protein: MDIRGLGYVTLLSSDLVQWRQYASQVLGMMVAGSDDDERLYLKMDERHHRILVEKSTENGFGACGWEVSGKAALEQAVSELEHADVQVTRGTEAQARDRKVQELVHFSDPDGNRHELFWGPLQDFARFVSPVGVKGFVTNELGMGHVVLPAPSFERCQDFYEQVLGFGLSDLMKVRFTPDPAEPQKRIHFLHCNNGRHHSLAIFECPMPHGCVHMMVEVNALDEVGRALDRVQANGVKMSATLGQHTNDQMISFYIKTPSGFDLEYGCDGLVVDWDRHTPFESTVVSHWGHDFSVGRQ; this comes from the coding sequence ATGGATATCCGTGGTCTGGGTTACGTCACCCTGTTATCCAGTGATCTTGTGCAGTGGCGGCAGTACGCAAGTCAGGTGCTCGGCATGATGGTTGCCGGCAGCGATGACGATGAGCGCCTGTACCTGAAAATGGACGAGCGCCACCACCGGATTCTGGTGGAGAAAAGCACCGAAAACGGCTTCGGCGCCTGCGGTTGGGAAGTGTCGGGCAAAGCGGCGCTCGAGCAGGCTGTCAGCGAGCTGGAACACGCCGACGTGCAAGTCACCCGTGGCACGGAGGCTCAGGCCAGGGACCGTAAAGTCCAGGAACTGGTGCACTTCAGCGATCCGGACGGCAACCGTCACGAATTGTTTTGGGGCCCGTTGCAGGACTTCGCGCGCTTCGTGTCGCCGGTCGGCGTGAAAGGTTTCGTCACCAATGAACTGGGCATGGGCCACGTGGTGCTGCCGGCGCCGAGCTTCGAACGTTGCCAGGATTTCTACGAACAGGTGCTCGGTTTCGGTCTGTCGGACCTGATGAAAGTCCGCTTCACACCGGACCCGGCCGAACCGCAAAAACGCATTCATTTCCTGCATTGCAATAACGGCCGCCACCATTCGCTGGCGATTTTCGAGTGCCCGATGCCCCACGGCTGCGTGCACATGATGGTCGAGGTCAACGCGCTGGATGAAGTCGGCCGGGCCCTCGACCGGGTGCAGGCCAACGGCGTGAAGATGTCCGCCACCCTCGGCCAGCACACCAACGACCAGATGATCTCGTTCTACATCAAGACCCCGTCCGGGTTTGACCTGGAGTACGGCTGCGATGGCCTGGTGGTCGATTGGGATCGGCACACGCCGTTCGAAAGCACCGTGGTCAGCCACTGGGGCCATGACTTCAGTGTCGGTCGCCAATGA